In Bos javanicus breed banteng chromosome 2, ARS-OSU_banteng_1.0, whole genome shotgun sequence, the following proteins share a genomic window:
- the LOC133234335 gene encoding phospholipase A2, membrane associated — protein sequence MKTLLLLAVIMAIGLLQVHGDLLNFRKMIKLMTGKEPATRYSFYGCYCGMSGRGTPKDATDWCCRAHDCCYKNLESRGCRTKFLKYNVTYQEDQIVCEDADDCKSQVCQCDKIAANCFAANLKTYNKKLRFYNKFRCRGAAPAC from the exons ATGAAGACCCTCCTGCTGCTGGCAGTGATCATGGCCATCG GCCTGCTGCAGGTCCATGGAGATTTGCTGAATTTCCGGAAAATGATCAAGCTCATGACTGGAAAGGAACCTGCGACCCGTTATAGCTTCTATGGCTGCTACTGTGGAATGAGTGGCAGAGGAACCCCCAAGGATGCAACAGATTG GTGTTGCAGGGCACATGACTGTTGCTACAAAAACCTGGAGAGTCGCGGGTGTCGCACCAAGTTCCTGAAATACAACGTTACTTATCAAGAGGACCAAATCGTCTGTG AGGATGCGGATGACTGCAAGAGTCAAGTGTGTCAGTGTGATAAGATCGCTGCCAATTGCTTCGCAGCAAACCTGAAGACCTACAATAAGAAGCTCCGCTTCTACAACAAGTTTCGGTGCCGAGGGGCTGCCCCCGCGTGCTGA
- the LOC133234340 gene encoding phospholipase A2, membrane associated-like — MKTLLLLAVIMAIGLLQVHGGLADFQKMIKFTTGKEPAISYGFYGCHCGAGHRGTPKDATDWCCRVHDCCYENLRKRGCRTSFQSYNFIFQRGQIVCGDQDYCKRRLCQCDKRAADCLDKNLKTYNKNLQYYNNLLCFGSTPKC, encoded by the exons ATGAAGACCCTCCTGCTGCTGGCAGTGATCATGGCCATCG GCCTGCTGCAGGTCCATGGAGGTTTGGCAGATTTCCAGAAAATGATCAAGTTCACGACAGGAAAGGAACCTGCGATCAGTTATGGCTTCTATGGTTGTCACTGTGGTGCGGGTCACAGAGGAACCCCCAAGGATGCAACAGATTG GTGTTGCAGGGTACATGACTGTTGCTATGAAAACCTACGGAAACGCGGATGCCGCACCAGCTTCCAGAGCTACAACTTTATTTTCCAACGGGGCCAAATCGTTTGTG GCGATCAGGACTACTGTAAGCGTCGGCTGTGTCAATGTGATAAAAGAGCTGCCGATTGTTTAGATAAAAACCTGAAGACCTACAATAAAAATCTCCAATACTACAACAACCTTCTGTGCTTTGGGAGTACCCCCAAGTGCTGA